The Juglans microcarpa x Juglans regia isolate MS1-56 chromosome 8S, Jm3101_v1.0, whole genome shotgun sequence genome has a window encoding:
- the LOC121244587 gene encoding LOW QUALITY PROTEIN: DEAD-box ATP-dependent RNA helicase 39-like (The sequence of the model RefSeq protein was modified relative to this genomic sequence to represent the inferred CDS: inserted 1 base in 1 codon), whose protein sequence is MGGTARTLLALSLSSNLFALSRLSPAPKRFSLPKTARVFVGFRPLCTTITPTTPTTSLAEPEQMKHSILLERLRLRHLKESAKPPQTRNPKSASAAGSENEDGSKKKKTGKREVESFEELGLSEEAMGAVRELGIEVPTEIQSIGIPAVFEGKSVVLGSHTGSGKTLAYMLPLVQLLRRDEALFGMLTRPRXPRAVVLCPTRELSEQVFRVAKSIGHHARFRCTMVSGGGRLRPQEDSLNNPIDMVVGTPGRVLQHIEEGNIVYGDIKYLVLDEADTMFDRGFGPEIRKFLGPLKNRASKADSEGFQTILVTATMTKAVQTLIDEEFEGIVHLRTSTLHKKVASARHDFIKLSGSENKMEALLQVLEPSLAKGNRVMVFCNTLNSSRAVDHFLGENQISTVNYHGEVPAEQRVENLNRFKSNEGDCPTLVCTDLAARGLDLDVDHVIMFDFPLNSIDYLHRTGRTARMGAKGKVTSLVAKKDLLLATRIEEAMRKNESLESLTTDHVRRDVARARITGNKVMNAKSLKVSQQKNKVVAKGKKTSAPAKSTKPAVQVSKSIKSSTASTSRKPSSGGKKQTASRRSSSVQSTTTKLSVVGFRGRNSWTNKKGATVSR, encoded by the exons ATGGGAGGAACAGCAAGAACCCTCTTGGCCCTCTCTCTAAGTTCGAACCTCTTCGCTCTCTCTCGACTCTCTCCTGCGCCCAAACGATTCTCACTTCCCAAAACCGCTAGGGTTTTTGTAGGGTTTAGGCCTCTATGCACTACTATTACTCCCACCACCCCCACTACTAGCCTTGCGGAACCAGAGCAAATGAAGCACTCAATTCTTCTTGAGAGGCTGAGGCTCAGACACCTCAAAGAATCTGCCAAACCCCCACAAACTAGAAATCCAAAATCAGCGAGTGCTGCTGGGAGTGAAAATGAGGATGGGtccaaaaagaagaagactgGGAAGAGGGAGGTTGAGAGTTTTGAGGAGCTGGGTTTGAGTGAGGAGGCAATGGGGGCTGTGAGGGAGTTGGGTATTGAGGTTCCTACTGAGATTCAGTCTATTGGGATCCCGGCCGTCTTTGAAGGGAAGAGTGTGGTTTTGGGTTCCCACACTGGGTCTGGCAAAACTCTGGCTTACATGCTGCCCCTTGTTCAG TTGCTGAGACGGGATGAGGCATTGTTTGGTATGCTAACGAGGCCTA CGCCTCGAGCTGTTGTGCTATGCCCCACAAGGGAGTTATCTGAGCAG GTATTTCGTGTTGCAAAGTCAATTGGTCATCATGCACGGTTCCGTTGTACTATGGTAAGCGGTGGTGGCCGCCTAAGACCCCAGGAGGATTCATTAAATAACCCAATTGATATGGTAGTTGGTACCCCTGGCAGGGTTCTCCAACATATTGAGGAGGGCAACATAGTGTATGGAGACATCAAGTACTTG GTGTTGGATGAGGCTGACACCATGTTTGATCGTGGCTTTGGACCTGAAATTCGAAAGTTTCTTGGCCCATTAAAAAATCGTGCATCAAAGGCTGACTCCGAAGGGTTCCAAACAATTTTGGTCACTGCAACAATGACAAAG GCAGTGCAAACGCTGATTGATGAGGAATTTGAAGGCATTGTACATTTGCGCACATCAACACTGCATAAGAAAGTGGCATCTGCTCGCCATGATTTCATCAAGCTTTCAGGTTCTGAAAACAAGATGGAAGCTTTATTACAG GTTCTGGAGCCAAGTTTGGCAAAGGGAAACAGAGTGATGGTATTCTGTAACACATTAAATTCTAGCCGTGCTGTGGATCACTTTCTGGGTGAAAATCAGATTTCCACAGTCAATTATCATGGCGAGGTGCCTGCAGAGCAAAG GGTTGAAAACCTCAATAGGTTTAAGAGTAATGAAGGAGACTGTCCCACGTTGGTGTGCACAGACTTGGCTGCCAGGGGACTCGACTTGGACGTAGATCATGTTATCATGTTTGATTTCCCCTTGAACTCT ATTGATTACCTTCATCGCACGGGAAGAACTGCTCGCATGGGTGCAAAAG GGAAAGTAACAAGTTTGGTTGCTAAAAAGGATCTCCTGTTGGCCACCCGAATAGAGGAGGCCATGAGGAAGAATGAGAGCTTGGAGTCTCTTACCACAGATCATGTTCGAAGGGATGTTGCCAGGGCCCGAATAACTGGGAACAAGGTGATGAATGCTAAATCACTTAAGGTTTCACAGCAGAAAAATAAGGTTGTAGCGAAAGGTAAAAAGACATCTGCTCCAGCAAAATCTACCAAGCCAGCAGTTCAGGtctcaaaatcaataaaatcatcCACTGCTAGTACCTCGAGAAAACCATCTTCAGGAGGGAAGAAGCAAACGGCCAGCAGAAGGTCAAGTTCTGTTCAATCCACAACTACAAAGCTAAGTGTTGTTGGGTTTAGGGGGCGCAATTCTTGGACTAATAAGAAAGGAGCAACTGTGTCCCGTTGA